The DNA region TCATTGAAGCGAGACCAATAGGGCTATTCAAGATGATTGACAGTGGTGATAGGGATTACAAGATCCTCGCAGTCCCTGTTGAGGACCCATACTTCAACGACTGGAAGGATATAACCGATGTACCAAAGGCCTTCCTTGATGAGATCGCCCACTTCTTCAGAAGATACAAGGAGCTTCAAGGAAAAGAGATCATTGTAGAGGGATGGGAAGACGCAGAAAAGGCCAAGCAAGAAATCCTCAGAGCAATAGAGCTCTACAAGGAGAAGTTTAAGAAGTGAATCTCTCTTTCTTTAAAATTTTGGAGGTAAGAGAATGTACAAACTCCTTAGAGTTAAAGACGTCGTGAGAATTCCCCCGAGAATGTTTACAATAGATCCCAAAGAGGCTGCAAAGGTAGTTTTGAGAGAG from Thermococcus sp. MV5 includes:
- a CDS encoding inorganic diphosphatase; amino-acid sequence: MNPFHDLEPGPEVPEVVYALIEIPKGSRNKYELDKKSGLIKLDRVLYSPFYYPVDYGVIPQTWYDDDDPFDIMVIMREPTYPGVLIEARPIGLFKMIDSGDRDYKILAVPVEDPYFNDWKDITDVPKAFLDEIAHFFRRYKELQGKEIIVEGWEDAEKAKQEILRAIELYKEKFKK